In Xylanibacter ruminicola 23, a single genomic region encodes these proteins:
- a CDS encoding DUF3987 domain-containing protein has protein sequence MEMILERLIALNARQTKEQTRAFVKECPLHDYDALTQSPRLKQMAERINLTDDDEQQRKLKSWLPFRCPHYTQFRDDYRDREHIVAESFTWQTCIDIDDPELVEKANKMSERLDIEAGGKWQGLMLHKDYSIRRKLHIDIRLPLGMTVPEAQREYCKALGVACDTSCFTPERFIYISPADFEIYRADGWYAQLSEQEVAARRKAYTDRGLSIDGRTEDGSYYDPEGEGADHLTDHPANHPAEFKGVPYTSIICEYWRRTGGEPSEGERNKRLHQLAANLRAICDNNKDWLLEVMPKYGLSDQEMRGIIHSACKEPTKGSRLIDQIVSALEMGISSDEIEDAEVVAAETGAKVNVKVLPIGLKESLAGVPVTMHMPVLCGVLPIAAAYADQVQIQYCDGNLQHLGLMSIIRGEQASNKSVVKNAVDIWKRQFDEEDALARKREEEWKERKKGRKANEKAPEDPKVLIRMVPVTVSCSTLLKRFKNAQGHTIYSFGEELDTLRKTNGAGSWSSKYDIYRLSFDKGEWGQDYNSDAAESGVVKVAYNWTMLGTNGAMRKCFKSDNIENGLSSRILVAEMPDSSFSKMPKFGRRSADDEARIQEAVSRLRSYSGLVDTPRLRKAIEDWVEQKRVEAAKDIDHVKDTYRKRAAVIGFRCGVIFHLLSGKDKESKQCLDFALMMADYCLMQQIKTFGDALQNQYVEASEECKRYGTNHSVFDQLAPSFTIDDLRALKRGYCSESALRMIISRWSRDGWITKTDRHHWRKEKCKN, from the coding sequence ATGGAAATGATTTTGGAGCGACTGATAGCACTCAACGCACGTCAGACTAAGGAGCAAACCAGGGCATTCGTGAAAGAATGCCCGCTCCACGACTACGATGCACTTACTCAGTCACCTCGACTGAAACAGATGGCAGAACGTATCAATTTAACTGACGACGACGAACAGCAGCGTAAATTAAAGTCGTGGCTGCCATTCCGTTGTCCGCACTACACCCAGTTCCGTGACGACTATCGCGACCGTGAGCACATCGTGGCAGAGAGTTTCACTTGGCAGACTTGCATCGATATCGACGACCCTGAGTTGGTGGAAAAGGCCAACAAGATGTCGGAACGGCTCGATATCGAGGCAGGTGGAAAGTGGCAGGGGCTGATGCTTCATAAGGATTACTCCATCCGCCGTAAACTGCACATTGATATTCGTCTGCCGTTGGGTATGACGGTGCCCGAAGCACAGCGCGAATATTGTAAGGCTCTTGGTGTTGCCTGTGATACCAGCTGCTTTACCCCAGAGAGGTTCATCTATATTTCGCCTGCCGATTTTGAGATTTATCGTGCCGATGGCTGGTACGCTCAGCTTTCAGAGCAAGAGGTGGCCGCGAGGAGAAAGGCCTATACCGATAGAGGGCTTTCGATTGATGGTCGTACGGAGGATGGTAGCTACTATGATCCCGAGGGAGAAGGTGCCGATCATCTAACCGATCATCCGGCTAATCACCCTGCAGAGTTCAAGGGCGTGCCTTATACCTCTATTATCTGTGAGTACTGGCGCCGAACAGGTGGTGAACCATCAGAGGGCGAGCGGAATAAACGACTCCATCAGTTGGCTGCTAATCTTCGTGCCATCTGTGATAATAACAAGGATTGGTTGCTCGAGGTGATGCCCAAGTACGGGTTGTCGGATCAGGAGATGCGAGGCATTATCCACTCGGCCTGTAAGGAGCCAACCAAAGGGTCGCGGCTGATTGATCAGATTGTGAGTGCGCTCGAAATGGGTATCTCATCGGATGAAATCGAGGATGCCGAGGTGGTGGCTGCCGAGACTGGAGCAAAGGTGAATGTAAAGGTTCTGCCCATTGGTTTGAAAGAGAGCCTTGCGGGTGTACCGGTTACGATGCACATGCCCGTGCTCTGCGGTGTATTGCCAATAGCAGCGGCTTACGCCGATCAAGTTCAGATTCAATATTGCGACGGCAATTTGCAGCACCTTGGACTTATGTCGATTATCCGTGGCGAGCAGGCCTCTAACAAAAGCGTGGTGAAGAATGCCGTTGACATTTGGAAGCGTCAGTTCGACGAAGAAGATGCCCTTGCCCGCAAACGTGAGGAGGAATGGAAGGAGCGCAAAAAAGGTCGCAAGGCCAACGAGAAGGCTCCTGAAGATCCAAAGGTTCTAATCCGGATGGTACCCGTAACAGTTTCGTGTTCAACCCTTTTGAAGCGTTTCAAAAATGCCCAGGGACACACTATCTACTCGTTCGGAGAGGAACTTGACACCCTCAGGAAAACGAATGGTGCTGGCTCCTGGAGTTCGAAGTACGACATCTATCGTCTGAGCTTTGATAAAGGTGAATGGGGCCAGGATTACAACTCGGATGCCGCAGAGTCGGGCGTGGTGAAAGTAGCCTATAACTGGACGATGCTTGGAACCAATGGGGCCATGAGGAAATGCTTCAAGTCGGATAATATCGAGAACGGTCTTTCTTCTCGTATCCTCGTGGCAGAAATGCCCGACTCCAGTTTTTCGAAGATGCCCAAGTTTGGCCGTCGGTCGGCCGACGACGAAGCCAGAATACAAGAAGCAGTAAGCCGGCTTCGCTCATACAGCGGACTTGTGGATACCCCCCGCCTGCGCAAGGCTATCGAGGACTGGGTGGAGCAGAAGCGCGTAGAAGCGGCCAAGGACATCGACCATGTGAAGGACACCTATCGTAAACGTGCTGCCGTGATTGGTTTCCGTTGTGGGGTGATATTCCATCTTTTGAGCGGCAAGGATAAAGAATCGAAACAATGCCTGGATTTTGCCCTGATGATGGCCGACTACTGTCTGATGCAGCAAATCAAGACCTTCGGCGATGCCCTGCAGAACCAGTATGTAGAAGCCAGCGAAGAGTGTAAGCGATATGGCACCAACCACAGCGTGTTCGACCAGTTGGCACCCAGCTTCACCATCGACGACCTGCGAGCGCTGAAGCGCGGCTACTGCTCGGAATCGGCCCTGCGCATGATCATCTCACGCTGGAGCCGCGACGGGTGGATCACCAAGACCGACCGCCACCACTGGAGGAAGGAAAAATGTAAAAATTAA
- a CDS encoding WYL domain-containing protein: protein MAKNLLNKYVWLVETIYKAKRISFEEINHRWLDNDISEDKPLSIRTFHKWRIAIEEMFGLIIENEQGGQYRYYIQNAEELRSGSMRSWLFNTLTVSNLMLDSVSIKDKVLFEEIPDGEQYLPDILEALKKNLVLGMTYQSFTRDEANTFEIEPYCLRAFKQRWYLVARSPYYNKIMIYALDRVQWLGLTEKTFKYPKDFIPVEFFDDCFGIIADQNVSIETVKFKVSTGQANYLRSLRLHQSQHEIERTDEYSIFTVRLRPTFDFRQEILSQGCDIEVLEPKWFRDEVAEISKHMWNKYKDDK, encoded by the coding sequence ATGGCAAAGAACCTATTAAACAAGTACGTCTGGTTGGTGGAAACCATTTACAAAGCCAAAAGGATCTCTTTTGAGGAGATCAACCATCGTTGGCTCGATAATGATATAAGCGAGGACAAACCGTTGTCAATTAGGACTTTCCACAAATGGCGTATCGCTATCGAAGAGATGTTTGGTCTCATCATTGAGAATGAACAGGGTGGTCAGTATCGCTACTATATCCAGAATGCTGAAGAACTGAGAAGTGGCTCGATGCGCAGCTGGCTTTTCAACACGCTGACTGTCAGTAATCTGATGCTGGATAGCGTCAGCATCAAGGATAAGGTGTTGTTCGAAGAAATCCCTGATGGCGAGCAGTATCTCCCTGATATTCTTGAAGCCCTGAAGAAGAATCTGGTACTTGGAATGACTTATCAGAGTTTTACCCGTGACGAGGCCAATACTTTCGAAATTGAGCCTTATTGTCTGAGGGCTTTTAAACAACGCTGGTACTTGGTGGCGCGTAGTCCCTATTATAATAAGATCATGATTTACGCTTTGGATAGGGTTCAATGGCTGGGATTAACCGAAAAGACTTTCAAATACCCCAAGGATTTTATTCCTGTAGAATTCTTTGATGATTGTTTTGGCATCATTGCTGACCAAAACGTCAGCATAGAGACTGTCAAGTTCAAGGTCTCCACAGGACAGGCAAATTATCTTCGCAGTTTGAGATTGCATCAATCACAGCATGAGATTGAACGGACAGATGAATATAGCATCTTTACTGTCAGGCTTCGCCCTACCTTCGATTTCCGTCAGGAGATTCTCTCGCAAGGTTGTGACATCGAAGTATTGGAGCCCAAATGGTTCCGTGATGAGGTGGCAGAGATTTCAAAACACATGTGGAACAAATACAAGGATGACAAATGA
- a CDS encoding 3'-5' exonuclease, with product MRDFAAIDFETANNERTSVCSVGVVIVRNGEIVDTFYSLIQPEPNYYNYWCSQVHGLSREDTEDAPVFPEVWKQIEPLIDGLPLVAHNKSFDESCLKAVFRCYQMDYPDYPFYCTCVASRKAFPQLPNHQLHTVSEYCGYHLENHHHALADAEACAWIAREIL from the coding sequence ATGAGAGACTTTGCAGCAATAGATTTTGAGACAGCAAACAACGAGCGTACCAGTGTTTGTTCCGTTGGTGTGGTCATCGTCAGAAATGGCGAGATAGTAGACACCTTCTACTCTCTGATTCAGCCAGAGCCCAATTATTATAATTATTGGTGCAGCCAAGTGCATGGGCTTTCTCGTGAGGACACTGAGGACGCTCCTGTATTCCCAGAGGTTTGGAAGCAGATAGAACCACTTATTGATGGCTTGCCCTTAGTGGCCCATAACAAAAGCTTTGATGAGAGTTGCCTGAAAGCCGTATTCCGTTGCTATCAGATGGATTATCCGGATTATCCGTTCTACTGCACATGTGTGGCTTCTCGCAAGGCTTTTCCACAATTACCCAACCATCAATTGCATACGGTTTCAGAATACTGTGGTTATCACCTCGAAAACCACCATCATGCCCTCGCAGATGCTGAGGCTTGTGCCTGGATAGCAAGGGAGATTCTGTAA
- the rhuM gene encoding virulence protein RhuM/Fic/DOC family protein, with protein MDENKIVIYQTEDGQTQIDVRLENETVWLTQAQMAELFQKDQSVIARHINNALKEGELEENSNMHFLHNTQYKYRPTKIYDLDTIICVGYRVHSKRGAAFRIWARKIIKDYLVKGYAVNQRIHSEQIGELRQLVGMLGRTLQNQPVISTDETAALFEVVTDYTYALDTLDNYDYERLAIDKTTKEEPFHATYENAMEAISGLREKFGGSTLFGNEKDDSFKSSIGQIYQTFGGEELYPSVEEKAAMLLYLVTKNHSFSDGNKRIAATLFLWFLNNNHILYRKDGSKRLADNTLVALTLMIAESKTEEKDVMVKVVVNLINQKN; from the coding sequence ATGGACGAGAACAAGATTGTAATATATCAGACGGAAGACGGACAGACACAGATTGATGTCCGCTTGGAGAATGAGACGGTATGGTTGACGCAGGCTCAGATGGCGGAACTATTTCAGAAAGATCAGTCTGTTATAGCTCGTCATATTAACAATGCTTTGAAGGAGGGTGAACTTGAAGAAAATAGTAATATGCATTTTTTGCATAATACTCAATACAAGTATCGTCCAACAAAGATTTACGACCTTGATACCATTATCTGTGTTGGCTACCGTGTTCATAGTAAACGTGGTGCTGCATTTCGTATCTGGGCACGCAAGATTATCAAGGATTATCTTGTGAAAGGCTATGCTGTAAACCAGCGCATTCATAGTGAGCAGATTGGAGAGTTGCGTCAGTTGGTAGGTATGCTTGGGCGTACCCTGCAAAACCAACCTGTTATCTCTACTGATGAAACTGCAGCTTTGTTCGAAGTGGTTACAGATTATACTTATGCACTTGATACACTCGATAACTACGACTACGAGCGACTCGCCATCGATAAGACCACAAAAGAAGAGCCTTTCCACGCTACTTACGAAAATGCGATGGAAGCCATCAGTGGCTTGCGAGAGAAATTTGGTGGCTCAACTCTCTTTGGTAACGAGAAAGATGATTCTTTCAAGAGTAGTATTGGCCAGATCTATCAGACTTTTGGAGGTGAGGAACTCTATCCAAGTGTTGAGGAGAAAGCAGCCATGTTGCTATATCTGGTAACGAAGAACCACTCCTTTAGTGATGGCAACAAGCGTATTGCTGCCACGTTATTCCTCTGGTTTCTGAACAATAACCACATCCTGTATCGCAAAGACGGTTCAAAACGTCTGGCTGATAACACCCTCGTTGCTCTTACGTTGATGATTGCAGAGAGCAAGACGGAGGAGAAGGACGTGATGGTAAAAGTCGTGGTTAATTTAATTAATCAGAAGAACTAA
- a CDS encoding DUF6557 family protein has product MTVSELFKKYDFESLLPHLNHLFMVNSGRHFSEASIEVFRGLYKKWTECETKPTNRHIRLVSRWEHTSPSIDMNCHVKEKNVFCYAVADQKDMIEVLGMKVRVDKDVEISEVELAAGLFWEMTYYGPKENG; this is encoded by the coding sequence ATGACAGTATCAGAATTATTTAAGAAGTATGACTTTGAAAGCCTACTACCGCATTTAAATCACCTCTTTATGGTGAATAGTGGGCGGCATTTCTCTGAAGCGAGTATTGAGGTGTTCAGAGGTCTTTATAAAAAATGGACCGAGTGCGAAACAAAACCTACGAATCGCCATATCCGACTTGTATCTCGTTGGGAGCATACAAGTCCTTCCATTGATATGAATTGTCATGTTAAAGAGAAGAATGTTTTTTGCTACGCAGTAGCAGACCAGAAAGATATGATTGAAGTACTGGGCATGAAAGTGAGAGTAGATAAAGACGTTGAAATCAGCGAGGTGGAGTTGGCAGCTGGTCTCTTTTGGGAAATGACCTATTATGGTCCTAAAGAAAATGGATAG
- a CDS encoding ATP-binding protein: MENEKKRFSSEIKVIDELFPKGKVSILASGPGVGKTIFACKIAKWLTYHRERVLYVNMASDHINIDTSDDDTIPWKCSLLDMPLLSIEDISFVLSRRYTFDTIILDYIELMYFVKGIECLKRKEELNAIWHFLDHIAKEKNIRVIGLSQLERGRIDGTEESCFDKVLKYLNRDFVRERLVVLHRPSYYEPQDNNTEQVQLITFKNGIKKENILENTK; encoded by the coding sequence ATGGAGAATGAAAAAAAACGATTTTCAAGTGAGATAAAAGTGATAGACGAATTATTTCCAAAGGGAAAAGTCTCAATTCTGGCATCTGGTCCCGGTGTGGGCAAAACAATATTTGCTTGCAAAATAGCCAAGTGGTTAACTTATCACAGGGAACGCGTTCTTTATGTCAATATGGCGTCTGACCATATAAATATAGACACTTCGGATGACGATACTATTCCATGGAAATGTAGCTTATTAGACATGCCTCTTCTTTCAATAGAGGATATATCGTTTGTATTGTCAAGAAGATATACTTTTGACACCATTATTCTCGACTACATAGAATTGATGTATTTTGTCAAAGGTATAGAATGCTTGAAAAGGAAAGAAGAACTAAATGCTATTTGGCATTTTCTTGACCATATTGCAAAAGAAAAGAACATTCGTGTAATAGGATTGTCCCAGTTGGAACGAGGCCGTATAGATGGAACAGAAGAGTCTTGTTTCGATAAAGTGCTGAAATACTTAAACAGGGATTTTGTTAGGGAAAGACTTGTCGTTTTACATCGCCCTAGTTATTATGAGCCACAAGATAATAATACTGAGCAAGTACAATTAATAACGTTTAAGAATGGAATAAAAAAGGAAAACATATTAGAAAATACAAAATAG